In Rhodamnia argentea isolate NSW1041297 chromosome 1, ASM2092103v1, whole genome shotgun sequence, the genomic window CGAGGGCCTGGTTCGTTTCGCCTTCCCTCAGCTGAAGTTCAAGGTGTATTACTTCGATCCGGAGGTCGTGCGCAACCTGATCTCGACATCCGTGAGACAAGCGCTCGAGCAACCGCTCAATTACGCCCGGAATTACTTGGCGAACCTGCTGGAGCCGTGCCTCAGCCGAGTCATCTACCTCGACTCTGACCTCGTCGTGGTGGACGACATTCACAAGCTGTGGTCGACGAGCCTGGGTTCGAGGACGATCGGCGCGCCGGAGTACTGCCACGCCAACTTGTCGAAGTACTTCACCGCGAGGTTCTGGTCGGACGGGCGATTCTACGGTACATTCGCCGGGAGGAGGCCGTGCTACTTCAACACGGGAGTAATGGTGATAGATCTGGCTAGGTGGCGTCGGTTCGAGTACACCAAGCGGATCGAGCGGTGGATGGAGGTCCAGAAGAGCGAGCGGATCTACGAGCTCGGGTCGTTGCCGCCGTTCCTGCTCGTGTTCGCAGGTCACGTGGCGCCGATCGAGCACCGGTGGAACCAGCACGGGCTCGGCGGCGACAACGTGATGGGGAGCTGCCGCGACCTCCATGCCGGCCCGGTGAGCCTCCTGCACTGGTCCGGAAGCGGCAAGCCGTGGTTCAGGCTCGATTCTAGACGGCCGTGCCCGCTGGACGCTCTCTGGGCACCCTATGACTTGTATGGTCACTCCCGTTGAAGGGCCAGAGAGCGATTCTACAGAGGACAGGAAATTCAAACTACTCGCCGGTAAATTTCGACCTGCAAGGAATGATGTTCTTTCGTCACTCCTTTGGTTCTTTGATTTCTCATTCTGCGATTTGTATCTTgttccttccttttttattaattttgggTTCTGTTCTTctacatcctttttttttaaaaaaaaactgggCTAGGGTAGGATTCGGCTCTGTATTTGTTTCCCcttatttttcttccatttctctTTGTTGTATCTACTGGACCAGTCCATCTGTATTCTACCTCTGTAATGCCCTTGGAAATAAAAACAGATAAACAGCCATTGAAGATTGATTTATTTGCCTCTTCGATCTCTCGGGTGTGGGTGTCCAAAGTCcattgctttatttttttgggggagggcgCTGGGGAATTGATTCCGACTGCCTTAGGTGAATGAATTGTTATGAACTAAATTGAATTCGAAGCTACCTTCTACGGAAGTGAAGAGGAGACCTTGAGATGTCCAATTTGCATATTTCTAGGTACATTAAACTATCGTGGCCGGTGGGTTTGATAGGTGTCATTAGGTGTCAGTTTTGGATGGATCGATTCTTGGGAATTTCCTCATCTTTATTGGTGAGTTTGTGTCCCCTCCCCTCCTTTTGgctttcctttttatattttcgcaCACTCACTGAGTGGGGAGAAGGGATTATTTTAGTAAACCATATCATCATCTTTCTTTGTACTTAAATCCGAGACTACCTTTTTGTGAATGTGGGAGCTCACCTTTTCCTGTGCTTTTTGGCCTAGATTGTTCCGAGAACGGAGAGACagtagaaaagaaaagcacagccagagagagagagagagagagagagagatagcgCTTGTAACCCACGTTCCACACCATCCCTCCACTTTTTTGCACACTTCATATgcaattccattttttttttttttgcaattagaCTTGACCCGCGATTTTAAGTTCGATGATGACTATGATGATGCATGTGGAAGTGTGTGTGGAAAGTGAAACCTGGCAATcagtgatctctctctctctctctctctctctcacgctaCTGATAAGAGGCAATATACAATTTGTGTGAAACGtgtagaggaaggaggagaagaaaagcagcagcagcagcagcagaagaagaacaaatcaaACGAAATGATGGGGATGGTGGTCGTGAGGTGGGGGGACCCAGATCTCACTCTACTTTGTTCTGCCCCGGGAGCATCCAAAGTAGTAAGTTTTGCACTAGCGTTGATCCAAATGAAGATGTTATTGATGATGGTCAGCGAGAGTCGGGGAAGGTGGGGACCGATTCTCCGTGGTCCGTGGCACCACTCCAACACGTGGCCAGTTGCTCGCGCTGATGCAAGAAGAGGATGCGGATCGACGACTTTGGGCGGACGCGATCGGTCACCTCCATCTCTATCTGGCTCTCTCACACTGTTCCGTGTTTGGTTCGCGTTCTCCATTTCTTTATTAATGGGGTTTTCTTCGGCTTCCTAACACTTCGTTTGGTTTGGCTCCTTCTGCGtgtcccatctctctctctctctttcgctgTTCAGCTGCTAGGTGTGCTCTTTCTGGGCGAAACGCGATTGTGATAATGATTAGGACCTAGCAACCGACACTGACCCTTGTCGCTAACCCTTTTTCCTCGTTTGTTAAACCAAATATAAGGAGACAGGCCCGCTGTCGCCAGTTATTCTAATCAATGTGCTCATTGCTTTGTTAATCATTGTAATCATCATGGATCGCGTGAACGGGAATGGACCAGAATTCTGGCCACCGCTTCGCTTTGGCCCTCGCAATTCTGGCTACGGATGTatcttttgggatttttttttacctcggtTGAGAGAGGAAGGCCGTTTTAAATTAGACTTTTTGGGTCTTTTACAATTGGACGGTATGAAGGATTGAAAGTGCATAAGGCCTTGTTGATTCATGTCTTCGTGTCGGGATCGTTCAGTTAAATCGTGTCAAAGTTCATTAAATTGATCGCATGGCACAGGACGTTCACATTTAACACGTCTAAGACATAAATTCTTGCATAAactcgtaaaaaaaaatgtgcgtTAGTGCGTCTTGATGCATCTGGATACGTGGTGCTAACAGGGAAAACATGATAATCTGTTCAGTTAAGTTTGTCTAAACGTGCTAAAGACGGGTCGAAAAGGACAGATCCAAGACCGACACATGtcccaatttcatgtataattGGGTGGGTCAAATTCTGACAGGAACCCACTGTTAAGTTCAATGAGAACCCGTGAACTCACCATGTATTGCCGCAAATGGGTCTTGCTGAAAATCATCAATCCTGGATGCTTGTATGAACAAGCGCAGCACACCTAATTCGCATCAAAACGTGGTTTAATcactgatttgaaaaaaaaaaggaaaataggagaTTTTAATGCCACTCCATGAAGCGACTCTGGCGTGATACACTTAAAAGTTCGATAGCAGGCCCAACATACCTGGTCTAAACCAAGGCAGAGGGAGAGTAGGTACTTCACTTCATGTGGATGTGTGGGTGGACCTCGTTGTTCTTGGTCTGGTCTGGTTTGGTCATTCACAAATTCCTcacctttttttctattccgcAGTGCGTTGCAGCTTTCCTCGAGTGCTTTTGAGAGGTGGGAATGGTCCACTAACGATGAATTCTACATGACCAGTCCCTGTAGCATCACCCTTTCTGAATTATACATCACAGTGAATGACACCCGGGGATGACTTGCAAAACATATCAATGTCGATAATGATAATGATACTTATCAAGATAAAAGAATGACATTAGAGGAAGTGGGGATTTATGATTGCTGGTTCATTCCAAGAAAGATTTTCCGCAAATTGCAAGGAGTATTTTCGTTTTCACCCACCTAAGAAcacaagaagggaaaaacagaGCACAAGGAGCCACCATGCATTTTCCCCTTGTAACATCGCCAAACTTGGATTTTACCCAATGCATGGACTTACCTAGTTCCCTGCACGCAACAGACAGTCCAAGATTGTGGTCTACGAACGATCTCGTGCTGTGTCGGTGCCCTCAACTAGGCTATTTCCAATAGATTCTGTACCCTCGTTTTCGATTTTGTTTTTGTCCCGTCTCTCTTTGCCAAGAATCTCACTGTTGTCTGTTTGCTCTTGTTTCTGTGTGCGCATTATTACGAAATGCTGTGTTGAAGCACGCTTGTTAAAACGTGGCAAGCACTCTCTGTACTTTCAGTAACCCAACCAATGCACACATAAACCCTCGACAGCTTCGAGTCATGTTTGGGCCATGTGAAGAAAGGAACAGAAGAAGAGGGCAACAAAAGAATAAGCGCACGTGTTGTGGTAAAAGAATACCCCATTCAGCAGCCTCCACAGCAAGAAAGCAGCCAAATATCAAAAGATCTTCCGGGTTGGAATTTCAGGGGGGGGGCATCAAATATTTTCAGGTCCACCGCTATATATTGTTCTCCTTCCTTGTGTACTCTGGGACATCCTTGTATGCGTAGCTACGAACATCATTCGATTACCCACATGGAGGaaggagagaaggaaaaagggaaaagtgcaaaaGAGTCCGAGAGGAAGTGGCATGAACATGTGGCACATGGGATTTGGATAGCTCCTTTGGACCTTGCTGGAGTCCTTCCTAGTTATGCAGACGATAGGGAGTTCTCTCTTTCTGAAGAACGAAAAAGCTCGGTCTGAACCGTGGAAACTTGATCTCGCTTTTGTTATTGTTTTAGGACTTGATAGATCGGGCATGTCTAATATCGTCTCTACCCTCGTTCCGTCCCGTCGGAGCATCGAGTAGTCCCTGACATAATATTGGGTTGGGACTGATGAAGGTGTTCGTTATGGGTGGCTACCGGTTGTTCCGACCGGCTTGAAAAATCTAGATCCTGCATCGTGATgcacaagaaaaattttgttgATTGATAAAAGAATCCTGCTTCAACTTAAATGTTTAGCTCACAGTTGCTGTTTGTCTAGCAGAGGCTTTTGGAGTCATGTGTCATGTAATAATATTCACATCCTCGCGGTCTAATAAGTTGCCTGAAGTTGACGATCGAGCACAATAGTGATCCGAGAGAGCACCAGATGCAAATGGCGAAAGTATGCAGTGTCCAATGGTCGTAGGCTTGTTTTGTGCATGTCGTCACAcgttcagacccttatttgaaaccaGCAACTAACTCTAATTACAGAAAATCAGACCATGCTTTTTTTAAGTGGATGCACTCCTGAAAGACATGACGGTCATGCCGAGTGCCTATAGTTCATGAGGATAGAGTATGTTTATGgcgaaaagtgtcaaaaaagttataaacctattacatttgtgtcaatttagttttaaactttttattggtaccaattcagtcttaaaccttttgcataggcgccaattcagttctatattttttatttgtgccaatttagtcctaaacattttgtattggtgccacaTCAGTCATAAAACCTTTGCATtctgttaattgagtcaatcttgccaattttggctggaaattcatcgacgtggacatcgattgtcatGCGTAGCATAGCTGGCACTAatatagatattttttaatattatcttaatattttaaataattttaataattttttaatgatttaaaaaagagaaagaagaaaaaatcaaaatatttatttacaaattattgaaaatattaaaaaatattaaaaaaatatccacgttagtgctAGCCATACCATGTACGACAACCGATGTTCACATCGgtgaaattttcaaccaaaattagcCAGATTGACTCGattaacaaaaatgcaaaaagtttagaactaaattggcacaaatacaaatgatttaggattgaattggcatcaataaaaggattataactgaattgacatgatgccaataggcttaaaatttttttaacactttccCCGATGTTTATGTGCGCTTCATTATAGAACAGACGAGACAAAGAACGATGTGGAACTATGGAAGTCGTGCAGAGGGGAAGTTTCATGAACTCCCTCAATGAATTGCATCCAAAATATAAATGGAATTAGTCAAGATATCAATAGCATTAGCCGCTAGAATAAGTGCCCTTCCACTCTTCCCTTTGTCAGAGCAAATCGGCCTCGAATTCTCTCAAGTAATGTGCCCAATTTCACAACTCCTAATGTTTGTATTGCATCGGTTAAGGTAGAATGGAGGCAATCACTTCTAAGTTCTAAgcccttttttctctctcccccttcttGCGAATGTGAATAATATTCTACAGTTAATCTTGGATAAATGTGGAGATCGGCTTGGCTATTCGTCCACCGACTGACCACCGATGAGGATGTTCGTGATATGGTTTCATAAACTCTCCGAGATTATGTCACTTTCCTCTTTCGGTTCAAAGATTTTACTCTCGTGAACTAGATCTAGATATAGCTCTCGGAGTTCCTTACAAGTATTTGATCtatgttttttcaacatattgatgATGTTGGTGTTCTTGTTGGACGATAGTGATGGGGGATGTAGAACTTAGAGGTGCACTGCAAGTCGTTACAATTAGTGTGGGAGTTCTCAATGTGTGCTCATCACTGAATCTTGTGATTGGCTGCCGAAATTTTATGATGGTAGATTTATTCTTGGAGGATGAGAGCGTGTTTTTAGTTGCACAATTTGCTATGTTATTCgcttttttttgggaatttgaaAGCTTTCTGTGTATCTCTCGAATATTATTCTGATTAATGAATGGAATCTTTCTTTCGACTATATAAACAAGGTAGAATggataaaattgtaaaaaaagtcttaaacctattacacttttgctaattcagtcctaaactttttgaattttgtcaattgagtgcTAAACCTATGACTCACTCACTCGGGAGGTAACATCTAGAGAAGATCGCAAACGCGCAAACATCAGCGTCAAACGGAAGCCTCTGGCTCGTTCGAAGCCTGCATGGACAAGCTCATTCATTCGACTTTGGAATCTGTACACAAGACAGGGATGAGTTTTCCCTCCCTCGAGTCTTGACATCCAAGGAGGAGCGGAAGGGCCCATCACAAGTTGGGCCAGGACTAATCGGGCTCAGATATCCAATCTCCTATAGGCCCAGAAAGTTCCTCATGGGCCCAGTGGCAACCAATCGGGCCCATCAAACTTCGGGCCCACTTCGCCGGCAACCCCCCCACCATCTCGATAGGTCAAACCGCTAAACTAAAACTCCGGGAAAGCAGAAGCCGACTCAAAAGACGTAAATGCCCCGAGTACGATTCCGAAATTTCCGGGATTCCACGTGTCGGCATTACGTATTTTGAGAGATTTTAAGATATTTGATTAAATTTTCGGAAAGTCATGGTCAGCACCTGGTCTTTATTTATGACGCGATAATAGATAGATAGTACAGCAagattctttttcattttctttttattttcgggAGGGGAGGGTGCTTGTTCGTTAAGAATCGATGACACAGTGATTGGGGGAGCTGGAGCTTCTTCATCACTCGCTTAATTTATCGGAATCTCGGGACGCTCGGGAACCGTCAGTGCCGCACAACTTCACTCCAGCACTCCCTCCTcgcaatcttcttcttcttcgttcgtCGATGGAGTTCGACATGTGGCGCTTCGACCTCTCTGCTTCCTCCAGGAGCCATCGATCTGCTCGCAAGTCTCGATACGGTAAAGAATGGATCGCTCTCTCTTTGACCTTCGTTTGgtttccttcttctctctttgtttctgTGGGTCGGCGGGTGGGGATTTCTTGAGGGTTTTTTTCTTGATCTTTGGCGGTGGAATCAGATGCGGCTATCGTCATCGACGAGTTCGATGGAGAGTGCGATTTGGAGGCGTACTATCCGTGCCCTTATTGCTCGGACGATTACGATTTGCTCGAGTTGTGCCTGCATATAGATGAGGAGCATCCCGTGGAAGCTGATTCTGGGGTATGAGCTTGGTTAAAAGTTTTGGGCTTTTTTCGGTTGATGTCGCAGTGTTAGCTACTCTTTTTGCTGAGTCGATTctggttgtgtgtgtgtgtcataATCTGTGGAGTTCGTTAGGCTCTTTTGGGTTCTTTGATGTTGTCTTGAATTGTATGGCTTATCAATGTTTGAGGCGTCCTTCTTCGGAGGTTTGGGGACGCAattcgttttctttctttttgctaagCAAGCTAGAATTTCATTTCACTTTGATAACAACTAGCAGAGAGCTACTGCTGCTACAAAGCTCTTATCGAGTTCCAGCTTACAGAAATCAAAGAACATGAAGAATTACTGATCCTGGAGGACCAATGCTCCTGACTCATTCTAGTGGTGACATCAAACCTAATCTTGGCTATGATATTAGGGGCAGAAACAACGTTATTTTCCTAGTGAAATTTCTTGTTTCGAGTGAGCCATAATTGGTACAAACTAAAAAGTTGTATGCCAAGCCAATTTGGCAACCAACACAGCAATTGCAGATCCTTTCGAGTTCAGTGATGCCCATTGACGGTCCTTACTCCAATCACCGATAGGTCTCTCTTGGTTGTATGAACGGATTGAATATAATCCTCCATACACCCCTTGAAATAGAACAATCAAATAGTAGATGATTCATCTGTTTTGATGAATGCGACTCTGCAGGTTTGACGCGGTTACTTCTGTGTAGTAGAGAGACATGATAATATTTGATGAGTCTCAGGCCGGTATTTTAACTTAGCTTGTTGTCCTTTTCTTGCTGTTTCCGATTCTTTCGATACCTCCGATCTTATTAGAGTCACCTTACATGCCACTTTTTCTCATGTTTTTGCAATAGTCCCCGAGGATTTTGCAAGCTCTTCTAGTGCATTCTTTTTCGTCAATGATCATTCTTGAATTATCTCGTTACTCTTGTCAAGGTTTGTCATGCGTTCTGCTGCTATGCTGGttgctttgtttgttttgttgagTAACGTCGTAGATCAACTTCATAAATCTAATTGGAAGCTCTACATGACAGATATGTAGTCATAGAACAATACCTACTTGGTCTCCCCCATTTGATGCAATCGTAACACGACATGTGATGACTAATGCTCTTGAGACATGATCGGAGACATTAAAATGGTAGCAATGTATAGCATATGATGACTATTGCTCTTGAGGCATGATCAGAGACATTAAAATGGTAGCAATGTATAGAGTATCATGTGGGTTGTCATTGTGTTGTATCATCTGCAATGGTAGAGGGGGACTGTAGAAGttcttcattgattttttgCCCCCATTCCAAAGAGAACTTTGCACATTGCCTTTTTTGTTTATGGATTTTAACAGGTGTTGTTATAGGATGGAAGTAGGATTCATTGCTGCGTGTTGGTTGATCTAGCTATTGATATACATACGACTTCTTTCTTCTACTTCCTGTCgagaattggttttttttttgggctagtTTTGAGAAAGATACCGTGTTCTTTCTCACTAACCATTGGACTGATACTGTAGTTTATCGTCAGCaacatattcaaatttttctccaattagGGAGAAGATGCTTGTTATGCTCAATGTTTCGTGTAGCTCAGAGGTTCCAGCTTCTGCTTATGCAGGTATGCCCAGTTTGTGCTACAAAGGTGGATACTGACATGGTTGAACACATAACAACAAAGCATAGTGACATTCTGAAGATATCCTTTTTATTGTACACTTTTACACATGTATTTCCTCATACACAATcttcatttctttaatttttgtaattgttttttgttttattttccatcCTTTTATGAtatttcttcctcctttggtTTGTTATGACCATGAGTGATGAGTTCCTTGACTTGAGATTACTGGCAACAGAAATTAAATCTCCAAAAAAACGAGTCCTATTCGTCTTTTTCGTCATCTAGAACAGAGTTTGGATCTGTTCCATCTGTTGTGTCTTCCTCCAATGGGCCACCAGAtccatttttatcatttatttggAATACGCCTGCTGCATACGAATCTGAAAAAGGACAGTCCACTTCACCATCTGCTTCAGATATTGCAGAGAGAACCCCTGATGAAGCTTTGTCAGAAAGGTATTCCAGACTCTACTCTTTAGACAGTTTGTGTATGCTCCATCTGCAATGTTGCTTGAAATCAGATGTCAtcctgctttcttttctttctctattttggAGATGtaatgaagtgaattttcatcaATGTTTAGAAGATTTTAACTCATCTGACTTTGACAAATGGAATGTACAAACATTGTGGGACATCAAACCAGGAA contains:
- the LOC115750158 gene encoding probable galacturonosyltransferase-like 7 codes for the protein MRWILRFAALFSFAIAIVLLSPSFQSSPPAEAIRSSSHLSDRFSFRRASAFRNADGCRSANSGEIGICDPSLVHVAITLDVEYLRGSVAAVHSILQNARCPEDIFFHFLVSDTSLEGLVRFAFPQLKFKVYYFDPEVVRNLISTSVRQALEQPLNYARNYLANLLEPCLSRVIYLDSDLVVVDDIHKLWSTSLGSRTIGAPEYCHANLSKYFTARFWSDGRFYGTFAGRRPCYFNTGVMVIDLARWRRFEYTKRIERWMEVQKSERIYELGSLPPFLLVFAGHVAPIEHRWNQHGLGGDNVMGSCRDLHAGPVSLLHWSGSGKPWFRLDSRRPCPLDALWAPYDLYGHSR
- the LOC115750160 gene encoding protein DEHYDRATION-INDUCED 19 homolog 5; this encodes MEFDMWRFDLSASSRSHRSARKSRYDAAIVIDEFDGECDLEAYYPCPYCSDDYDLLELCLHIDEEHPVEADSGVCPVCATKVDTDMVEHITTKHSDILKWQQKLNLQKNESYSSFSSSRTEFGSVPSVVSSSNGPPDPFLSFIWNTPAAYESEKGQSTSPSASDIAERTPDEALSERDMNQSPMLEKDKIEKAGRCEFVQGLVMSSILDFDS